The following are encoded in a window of Paramormyrops kingsleyae isolate MSU_618 chromosome 12, PKINGS_0.4, whole genome shotgun sequence genomic DNA:
- the pcgf1 gene encoding polycomb group RING finger protein 1 isoform X3, whose translation MDSGSLAVCNCAGVSGALLPSHASHGAETCAEEVKLKIKDLNEHIVCYLCAGYFIDATTITECLHTFCKSCIVKYLQTSKYCPMCNIKIHETQPLLNLKLDRVMQDIVYKLVPGLQESEDKRIKEFYQSRGLERVVQSSVDDAEPDMAGLPYTSFDHSKAHFYRYDEQVSLCLERQSSSSSTGRDKSKLTLRQKFVRCSARAEVRHLRRVLCQRLSVEKQQVQMLFNNESLPDHMTMKQLWLLHWFGKAQPLVLHYTIKDKQTR comes from the exons ATGGACAGCGGCAGTCTCGCGGTCTGTAATTGCGCAGGCGTGAGCGGAGCGCTTCTGCCTTCCCATGCCTCGCACGGCGCCGAGACCTGCGCA gaggaggtgaagttaaaaataaaagatctGAATGAGCACATTGTCTGCTACCTGTGTGCTGGGTACTTCATTGATGCCACAACCATTACAGAGTGTTTACATACGT TTTGTAAGAGCTGTATCGTGAAATACCTGCAGACGAGCAAGTACTGTCCAATGTGCAACATAAAAATCCATGAGACGCAACCCTTGCTGAACCTGAAACTTGACCGAGTGATGCAGGACATTGTGTATAAGCTGGTTCCAGGACTACAGGAAA GTGAGGACAAAAGGATAAAGGAGTTCTACCAGTCCCGAGGTCTGGAACGAGTTGTGCAGTCCTCTGTCGATG ATGCAGAACCTGACATGGCAGGATTGCCCTACACTAGCTTTGACCACTCCAAAGCCCATTTCTACAGATACGATGAGCAGGTCTCTCTCTGCCTGGAAAGACAGAG TTCGTCGTCATCTACAGGGCGAGATAAAAGCAAGCTGACTCTACGG CAGAAGTTCGTGCGGTGCTCGGCGCGGGCAGAAGTGCGGCACCTGCGGCGGGTGCTGTGTCAGCGGCTCAGCGTGGAGAAGCAGCAG GTCCAGATGTTGTTCAACAATGAGTCCTTGCCTGATCACATGACCATGAAACAGCTGTGGCTCTTGCACTGGTTTGGCAAG GCTCAACCTCTGGTTCTTCACTACACAATCAAGGACAAGCAGACAAGATAG
- the pcgf1 gene encoding polycomb group RING finger protein 1 isoform X2: protein MAAQGPIAIAMRLRNQLQSVYKLDPLRNEEEVKLKIKDLNEHIVCYLCAGYFIDATTITECLHTFCKSCIVKYLQTSKYCPMCNIKIHETQPLLNLKLDRVMQDIVYKLVPGLQESEDKRIKEFYQSRGLERVVQSSVDDAEPDMAGLPYTSFDHSKAHFYRYDEQVSLCLERQSSSSSTGRDKSKLTLRKFVRCSARAEVRHLRRVLCQRLSVEKQQVQMLFNNESLPDHMTMKQLWLLHWFGKAQPLVLHYTIKDKQTR, encoded by the exons ATGGCGGCGCAGGGACCGATCGCGATAGCTATGCGACTGAGGAACCAGCTGCAGTCCGTCTACAAGCTCGACCCGCTGAGGAACGAG gaggaggtgaagttaaaaataaaagatctGAATGAGCACATTGTCTGCTACCTGTGTGCTGGGTACTTCATTGATGCCACAACCATTACAGAGTGTTTACATACGT TTTGTAAGAGCTGTATCGTGAAATACCTGCAGACGAGCAAGTACTGTCCAATGTGCAACATAAAAATCCATGAGACGCAACCCTTGCTGAACCTGAAACTTGACCGAGTGATGCAGGACATTGTGTATAAGCTGGTTCCAGGACTACAGGAAA GTGAGGACAAAAGGATAAAGGAGTTCTACCAGTCCCGAGGTCTGGAACGAGTTGTGCAGTCCTCTGTCGATG ATGCAGAACCTGACATGGCAGGATTGCCCTACACTAGCTTTGACCACTCCAAAGCCCATTTCTACAGATACGATGAGCAGGTCTCTCTCTGCCTGGAAAGACAGAG TTCGTCGTCATCTACAGGGCGAGATAAAAGCAAGCTGACTCTACGG AAGTTCGTGCGGTGCTCGGCGCGGGCAGAAGTGCGGCACCTGCGGCGGGTGCTGTGTCAGCGGCTCAGCGTGGAGAAGCAGCAG GTCCAGATGTTGTTCAACAATGAGTCCTTGCCTGATCACATGACCATGAAACAGCTGTGGCTCTTGCACTGGTTTGGCAAG GCTCAACCTCTGGTTCTTCACTACACAATCAAGGACAAGCAGACAAGATAG
- the lbx2 gene encoding transcription factor LBX2 isoform X2, translating into MTSSRDMKAGSVLQSSSEERRRGALDQLPPPANSNKPLTPFSIEDILNKPSIKKSAASLCPPRVLEKVTGSSATRNGREHLNAFGQRQASKKRRKSRTAFTNHQIYELEKRFLYQKYLSPADRDQIAQQLGLTNAQVITWFQNRRAKLKRDLEEMKADVESLKKIPPQALQKLVSMEDADDPQGGSGAVSPSISPSSQGHGVFPQSPFSSRDQTTDEFSEEDEEIEVDD; encoded by the exons ATGACCTCAAGCAGAGACATGAAGGCAGGATCAGTGTTGCAATCTAGCAGCGAGGAGAGGAGAAGAGGTGCTTTGGATCAACTTCCACCGCCAGCTAACTCCAACAAACCCCTCACTCCGTTTAGCATTGAGGATATTTTGAACAAACCGTCCATAAAGAAGTCGGCTGCCAGTCTCTGTCCGCCGAGAGTTTTAGAGAAAGTGACCGGATCGAGTGCCACCAGAAACG GTCGTGAGCATCTGAACGCGTTCGGCCAACGTCAGGCCTCAAAAAAGAGGAGAAAGTCTCGCACGGCTTTCACGAACCATCAGATCTATGAACTGGAGAAGCGATTCTTGTACCAGAAATACTTGTCCCCCGCGGACAGAGACCAGATTGCACAACAGCTGGGTCTGACCAACGCTCAGGTCATCACCTGGTTCCAGAACAGGCGGGCGAAACTCAAGAGAGACTTGGAGGAGATGAAAGCAGACGTTGAGTCGCTGAAGAAAATCCCACCGCAGGCTCTCCAGAAGCTGGTTAGCATGGAGGACGCTGATGACCCCCAAGGCGGCTCTGGAGCCGTATCCCCCAGCATATCACCGTCCTCGCAAGGGCACGGGGTCTTTCCGCAGTCGCCTTTCTCATCCAGAGACCAAACCACCGACGAGTTTTCAGAGGAAGATGAAGAAATTGAAGTGGACGATTGA
- the pcgf1 gene encoding polycomb group RING finger protein 1 isoform X1, with translation MAAQGPIAIAMRLRNQLQSVYKLDPLRNEEEVKLKIKDLNEHIVCYLCAGYFIDATTITECLHTFCKSCIVKYLQTSKYCPMCNIKIHETQPLLNLKLDRVMQDIVYKLVPGLQESEDKRIKEFYQSRGLERVVQSSVDDAEPDMAGLPYTSFDHSKAHFYRYDEQVSLCLERQSSSSSTGRDKSKLTLRQKFVRCSARAEVRHLRRVLCQRLSVEKQQVQMLFNNESLPDHMTMKQLWLLHWFGKAQPLVLHYTIKDKQTR, from the exons ATGGCGGCGCAGGGACCGATCGCGATAGCTATGCGACTGAGGAACCAGCTGCAGTCCGTCTACAAGCTCGACCCGCTGAGGAACGAG gaggaggtgaagttaaaaataaaagatctGAATGAGCACATTGTCTGCTACCTGTGTGCTGGGTACTTCATTGATGCCACAACCATTACAGAGTGTTTACATACGT TTTGTAAGAGCTGTATCGTGAAATACCTGCAGACGAGCAAGTACTGTCCAATGTGCAACATAAAAATCCATGAGACGCAACCCTTGCTGAACCTGAAACTTGACCGAGTGATGCAGGACATTGTGTATAAGCTGGTTCCAGGACTACAGGAAA GTGAGGACAAAAGGATAAAGGAGTTCTACCAGTCCCGAGGTCTGGAACGAGTTGTGCAGTCCTCTGTCGATG ATGCAGAACCTGACATGGCAGGATTGCCCTACACTAGCTTTGACCACTCCAAAGCCCATTTCTACAGATACGATGAGCAGGTCTCTCTCTGCCTGGAAAGACAGAG TTCGTCGTCATCTACAGGGCGAGATAAAAGCAAGCTGACTCTACGG CAGAAGTTCGTGCGGTGCTCGGCGCGGGCAGAAGTGCGGCACCTGCGGCGGGTGCTGTGTCAGCGGCTCAGCGTGGAGAAGCAGCAG GTCCAGATGTTGTTCAACAATGAGTCCTTGCCTGATCACATGACCATGAAACAGCTGTGGCTCTTGCACTGGTTTGGCAAG GCTCAACCTCTGGTTCTTCACTACACAATCAAGGACAAGCAGACAAGATAG
- the lbx2 gene encoding transcription factor LBX2 isoform X1, producing the protein MTSSRDMKAGSVLQSSSEERRRGALDQLPPPANSNKPLTPFSIEDILNKPSIKKSAASLCPPRVLEKVTGSSATRNGINTPSSPLCALEELASKTFKGLEVSVIQAAEGREHLNAFGQRQASKKRRKSRTAFTNHQIYELEKRFLYQKYLSPADRDQIAQQLGLTNAQVITWFQNRRAKLKRDLEEMKADVESLKKIPPQALQKLVSMEDADDPQGGSGAVSPSISPSSQGHGVFPQSPFSSRDQTTDEFSEEDEEIEVDD; encoded by the exons ATGACCTCAAGCAGAGACATGAAGGCAGGATCAGTGTTGCAATCTAGCAGCGAGGAGAGGAGAAGAGGTGCTTTGGATCAACTTCCACCGCCAGCTAACTCCAACAAACCCCTCACTCCGTTTAGCATTGAGGATATTTTGAACAAACCGTCCATAAAGAAGTCGGCTGCCAGTCTCTGTCCGCCGAGAGTTTTAGAGAAAGTGACCGGATCGAGTGCCACCAGAAACGGTATTAACACTCCGTCTTCCCCGCTGTGTGCTCTGGAAGAGTTAGCAAGCAAAACTTTCAAAGGTCTGGAAGTCAGCGTTATCCAAGCCGCCGAAg GTCGTGAGCATCTGAACGCGTTCGGCCAACGTCAGGCCTCAAAAAAGAGGAGAAAGTCTCGCACGGCTTTCACGAACCATCAGATCTATGAACTGGAGAAGCGATTCTTGTACCAGAAATACTTGTCCCCCGCGGACAGAGACCAGATTGCACAACAGCTGGGTCTGACCAACGCTCAGGTCATCACCTGGTTCCAGAACAGGCGGGCGAAACTCAAGAGAGACTTGGAGGAGATGAAAGCAGACGTTGAGTCGCTGAAGAAAATCCCACCGCAGGCTCTCCAGAAGCTGGTTAGCATGGAGGACGCTGATGACCCCCAAGGCGGCTCTGGAGCCGTATCCCCCAGCATATCACCGTCCTCGCAAGGGCACGGGGTCTTTCCGCAGTCGCCTTTCTCATCCAGAGACCAAACCACCGACGAGTTTTCAGAGGAAGATGAAGAAATTGAAGTGGACGATTGA